One window of Trinickia caryophylli genomic DNA carries:
- a CDS encoding 2-hydroxyacid dehydrogenase produces MQKIFVARPIFPDVVERLRLHFDVDWNDGPPLGPEALASRLADKDGALTAGDPIGAATLAAAPRLRVVSNMAVGYNNFDIPAFNAANVLATNTPDVLNESTADFGWALMMAAARRMAESERWLRAGHWKGWRHDGFLGSDVYGSTLGIIGMGRIGQALARRARGFSMRVVYHNRSRVGAEVEAELDAQYLSKAELLSQADHVVLVLPYTPENHHTIGAAEFALMKPTATLTNIARGGIVDDAALAKALREKRIAAAGLDVFEGEPQVHPGLLEVPNVVLTPHIASASEATRRAMANLAADNLMAALGVGPRAGQPPNPVNPQVLGKARA; encoded by the coding sequence ATGCAAAAGATTTTCGTCGCACGGCCGATTTTTCCCGATGTCGTCGAACGGCTCAGGCTGCATTTCGACGTGGACTGGAACGATGGTCCGCCGCTCGGGCCCGAGGCGCTCGCGAGCCGTCTCGCAGACAAGGACGGCGCATTGACGGCCGGCGACCCGATCGGCGCTGCCACGCTGGCGGCCGCGCCGCGGCTACGCGTGGTATCGAACATGGCGGTTGGCTACAACAACTTCGATATTCCAGCCTTCAACGCCGCGAATGTGCTCGCGACGAACACGCCCGACGTACTGAACGAGTCGACGGCCGATTTCGGCTGGGCGCTGATGATGGCTGCCGCCAGGCGCATGGCCGAAAGCGAGCGCTGGCTGCGCGCGGGGCACTGGAAGGGATGGCGCCACGACGGTTTTCTGGGCAGCGACGTCTATGGCTCGACGCTCGGGATCATCGGCATGGGGCGCATCGGGCAGGCACTCGCGCGCCGCGCGCGCGGCTTTTCCATGCGGGTTGTCTATCACAACCGCTCGCGGGTGGGGGCCGAAGTCGAAGCCGAGCTTGACGCCCAATATCTGTCGAAAGCCGAACTGCTGAGTCAGGCCGACCACGTCGTTCTGGTCTTGCCCTATACGCCCGAGAACCACCACACGATTGGCGCGGCGGAGTTTGCGCTCATGAAACCGACGGCCACGCTCACGAACATCGCGCGCGGCGGCATCGTCGACGACGCGGCGCTTGCGAAGGCCTTGCGCGAGAAGCGGATCGCCGCGGCCGGCCTCGACGTATTCGAAGGGGAGCCACAGGTTCACCCGGGGCTGCTCGAAGTGCCCAATGTCGTGCTGACGCCGCATATCGCGAGCGCGAGCGAAGCGACGCGGCGTGCGATGGCGAATCTTGCGGCCGATAACCTCATGGCGGCGCTCGGGGTCGGGCCGCGGGCCGGCCAGCCGCCCAATCCGGTCAACCCGCAAGTGCTCGGCAAGGCGCGCGCATGA
- a CDS encoding DNA recombination protein RmuC has protein sequence MTTAILFALAATVVVLAVALAVALRAVSHANDRAAFVELGECIETASQTQARAYERLERELRSEIAETSRLARVELGGGFAQFQQTLAAQLTSVATVQNQQIEGFAARLAQLVETNAKQLDAMRESLQRHSLESRDEQGMALKRFGDTQAQQLAQLTEANDRRFAEVRATLEQRLKDIEANNATKLEEMRRTVDEKLHATLEQRLGESFKLVSERLEQVHRGLGEMQTLAAGVGDLKKVLTNVKTRGTWGEVQLEALLEQMLTPDQYAKNVATVPKSAERVEFAIKLPGRGERGNGEAAAVPVWLPIDAKFPREDYERLIDAQERADPAAVEEAARSLETRVRNEARTIAEKYLAPPHTTDFALLFLPTEGLYAEVLRRPGLTDLLQREYRVTVAGPTTLTALLNSLQMGFRTLAIEKRSSEVWQVLGAVKTEFGKFGEVLARTKSQLETVTRSIEAAERRTRVMNTRLREVEALPGDEAAGLLGDRQPGGPDEPET, from the coding sequence ATGACGACGGCAATCCTGTTTGCGCTCGCTGCGACAGTCGTGGTGCTGGCGGTGGCGCTCGCGGTAGCGTTGCGGGCCGTATCGCATGCGAACGATCGAGCGGCGTTCGTGGAGCTCGGCGAATGCATCGAGACGGCGAGCCAAACACAGGCTCGCGCCTACGAGCGGCTCGAGCGCGAGTTGCGCAGCGAGATCGCCGAAACGTCGCGGCTTGCCCGCGTGGAGCTGGGCGGCGGATTCGCGCAGTTCCAGCAGACGCTCGCTGCGCAGCTAACGAGCGTTGCCACGGTGCAGAACCAGCAGATCGAAGGGTTCGCGGCGCGTCTTGCGCAGCTCGTCGAGACCAACGCGAAGCAGTTGGATGCGATGCGCGAGAGTTTGCAGCGCCATTCGCTCGAATCGCGCGACGAGCAGGGGATGGCGCTCAAGCGCTTCGGCGACACGCAGGCTCAGCAGCTTGCTCAACTGACGGAAGCGAACGATCGCCGCTTTGCGGAAGTGCGGGCCACACTCGAGCAACGCCTGAAGGACATCGAGGCGAACAACGCAACCAAGCTCGAGGAGATGCGCCGGACTGTCGACGAGAAGCTGCATGCGACGCTCGAGCAGCGCCTCGGCGAGTCGTTCAAGCTTGTCTCGGAGCGGCTCGAGCAGGTGCACCGCGGCCTCGGCGAGATGCAGACGCTCGCAGCCGGTGTGGGCGACCTGAAGAAGGTGTTGACCAACGTAAAGACGCGCGGCACGTGGGGCGAGGTGCAGCTCGAAGCGCTGCTCGAGCAGATGCTCACGCCCGACCAATATGCGAAGAATGTAGCGACGGTGCCGAAGAGCGCCGAACGGGTCGAGTTTGCGATCAAGCTGCCGGGGCGGGGGGAACGCGGCAACGGCGAGGCGGCGGCCGTGCCGGTCTGGTTGCCCATCGACGCCAAGTTTCCTCGCGAGGACTATGAGCGGTTGATCGACGCGCAGGAGCGCGCGGACCCCGCTGCGGTCGAAGAGGCGGCGCGCTCGCTCGAGACACGTGTGCGCAATGAGGCGCGCACGATCGCCGAGAAATATCTCGCGCCGCCCCATACGACCGATTTCGCGCTGCTGTTTCTGCCCACAGAAGGCCTCTATGCCGAGGTCTTGAGGCGGCCGGGCCTGACCGACCTGCTGCAGCGCGAGTACCGCGTGACCGTGGCGGGCCCCACTACGCTGACGGCCTTGCTCAACAGCCTGCAGATGGGTTTCCGAACGCTCGCCATCGAAAAGCGCTCGAGCGAGGTCTGGCAGGTACTGGGTGCGGTGAAGACAGAGTTCGGCAAGTTCGGCGAGGTCCTTGCCAGAACGAAATCGCAGCTCGAGACTGTGACGCGCTCAATCGAGGCGGCCGAGCGTCGTACGCGCGTGATGAATACGAGGCTGCGGGAAGTCGAAGCGTTGCCGGGCGACGAGGCAGCGGGGCTGCTGGGTGACCGCCAACCGGGCGGCCCGGACGAGCCGGAGACCTGA
- a CDS encoding GNAT family N-acetyltransferase: MTDAIRAAEPRDVPAMLGLMLELAEYEKLTHLFVATEDSLRDALFGTRPAAEALVAERDGSIVGYALFFHNFSTFLSRRGLYLEDIYVQPAIRGGGLGTALLRRVAEIALERQCGRFEWSVLDWNQPAIDFYTKLGATVMPDWRIVRVTDEALRRLAQGG, translated from the coding sequence ATGACCGACGCGATCCGCGCGGCCGAGCCGCGTGATGTGCCGGCCATGCTCGGGCTCATGCTCGAGCTCGCCGAGTACGAAAAGCTCACGCATCTGTTCGTCGCAACGGAAGACAGCCTGCGTGACGCACTCTTCGGCACCCGGCCCGCCGCGGAAGCGCTCGTGGCCGAGCGCGACGGAAGCATCGTGGGCTACGCGCTTTTCTTCCACAACTTCTCGACGTTTCTCAGCCGCCGTGGACTCTACCTCGAGGACATCTACGTGCAACCCGCGATACGCGGCGGCGGCCTTGGCACCGCACTGCTCAGGCGCGTGGCCGAGATCGCCCTCGAGAGGCAGTGCGGACGCTTCGAGTGGTCGGTGCTCGACTGGAATCAGCCGGCCATCGATTTCTATACGAAGCTCGGGGCAACAGTGATGCCGGATTGGCGCATCGTGCGCGTAACCGACGAAGCACTGCGGCGGCTCGCCCAGGGCGGCTGA
- the moeA gene encoding molybdopterin molybdotransferase MoeA produces the protein MTTPNDISRSVSAHDAQALPVASAQAIVRGWVRPVATIERVALRASLDRVLAEDVVSPIDVPAHDNAAMDGYAFDGAALTSTGELSLDIAGRALAGHPFTGRAEPGRCIRIMTGAPLPAGCDTVIPQEFVTRIDERVVFDVARIERGANCRRAGEDLARGRPALTAGRIMRAADIGLLASLGIPEVAVRRRLRVAFFSTGDELRSVGQALGESGVYDSNRYTLHAMLTRLDIEALDLGIVRDEPAALEAAFRSAAESADVVLSSGGVSVGEADFTRRMFGSLGDVAFWQLAMRPGRPLAFGRLWPHGKDAGKPPALFFGLPGNPVAVMATFYQIVREALLAMSGATANPPLRFSAIAGTPIKKRAGRTEFQRGVATREADGSWHVTPTRSQGSGVLSSMSDANCFIMLAHEQGDIPAGECVDIMPFDGLI, from the coding sequence ATGACCACTCCCAACGACATTTCGCGCAGCGTTTCGGCCCACGACGCACAGGCTTTGCCAGTCGCTTCCGCTCAGGCTATCGTGCGCGGCTGGGTACGGCCCGTCGCCACGATCGAGCGCGTCGCGCTGCGCGCATCGCTCGATCGCGTGCTGGCCGAAGACGTCGTTTCGCCAATCGATGTGCCCGCGCACGACAATGCCGCCATGGACGGCTATGCATTCGATGGCGCGGCGTTGACGAGCACCGGCGAACTAAGCCTCGATATAGCAGGCCGGGCCCTGGCGGGACATCCGTTCACGGGCCGCGCCGAGCCCGGCAGATGCATACGGATCATGACGGGTGCGCCATTGCCCGCGGGCTGCGACACGGTCATCCCCCAGGAGTTCGTCACACGCATCGACGAGCGCGTCGTGTTCGATGTCGCTCGCATCGAGCGGGGCGCCAACTGCCGTCGGGCCGGCGAAGACCTCGCGCGCGGGCGTCCAGCACTCACTGCCGGGCGCATCATGCGAGCCGCGGACATAGGCCTGCTCGCCTCGCTCGGCATCCCCGAAGTAGCCGTGCGGCGGCGGTTGCGGGTCGCTTTTTTTTCGACGGGCGACGAATTGCGCTCCGTCGGTCAGGCACTCGGCGAGAGCGGTGTTTACGACAGTAACCGCTATACGCTGCACGCGATGCTCACGCGGCTCGACATCGAGGCCCTCGATCTTGGCATCGTGCGCGACGAGCCGGCTGCACTCGAAGCCGCTTTTCGCTCGGCAGCCGAAAGCGCGGACGTCGTGTTGAGTTCGGGCGGGGTTTCGGTCGGAGAAGCCGATTTCACGCGGCGAATGTTCGGATCGCTCGGCGACGTTGCATTCTGGCAGCTCGCGATGCGCCCGGGACGGCCGCTCGCCTTCGGCCGCCTGTGGCCGCACGGCAAAGATGCGGGCAAGCCGCCCGCGCTCTTTTTTGGGCTCCCGGGCAACCCGGTGGCGGTCATGGCAACGTTCTACCAAATCGTGCGCGAAGCATTGCTCGCGATGTCGGGCGCCACCGCCAATCCCCCTCTGCGCTTTTCGGCCATCGCAGGAACACCCATCAAGAAACGGGCGGGTCGCACCGAATTTCAGCGCGGCGTCGCAACGCGCGAAGCCGACGGCAGCTGGCACGTCACGCCAACGCGCTCGCAAGGCTCGGGGGTGCTGAGTTCGATGAGCGACGCCAATTGCTTCATCATGCTCGCACACGAGCAAGGCGACATACCGGCAGGCGAATGCGTGGACATCATGCCGTTCGACGGCCTCATCTGA
- the mobA gene encoding molybdenum cofactor guanylyltransferase MobA encodes MTPPSSVRLTGLLLAGGQGTRMGGRDKGLQPLHGQPLALHVARRLAPQVDTILISANRNLEAYEALGAPFGARVVSDALPDFPGPLAGILAGLRAAQTDLVLAVPCDAPNLPPDLATSLLQPLEAARAEIATVTTRSASGEVTLHPVFALLRRSLADDLDRYLAAGERKVRAWYARHRHIEVPFADEHAFYNANSLQELAGLERS; translated from the coding sequence ATGACGCCGCCCTCCTCCGTGCGCCTGACCGGCCTGCTGCTTGCAGGCGGGCAGGGCACGCGCATGGGAGGCCGCGACAAAGGGCTGCAGCCGCTGCACGGCCAACCGCTCGCGCTACATGTCGCCCGCAGACTGGCACCGCAAGTCGATACGATTCTTATCAGCGCGAACCGAAACCTCGAAGCCTATGAAGCGCTCGGCGCGCCGTTCGGTGCGCGCGTCGTGAGCGACGCTCTGCCCGACTTCCCCGGGCCGCTCGCCGGCATCCTCGCGGGGCTGCGCGCCGCGCAAACGGACCTCGTGCTCGCCGTACCGTGCGATGCGCCCAATCTGCCCCCAGACCTTGCCACGAGCCTCCTGCAGCCGTTGGAGGCCGCCCGCGCCGAGATCGCCACCGTGACGACGCGCTCGGCCTCGGGAGAAGTGACGCTGCATCCCGTTTTCGCGCTTTTGCGCCGCTCGCTTGCCGACGATCTCGATCGCTACCTTGCCGCTGGCGAACGCAAGGTGCGGGCGTGGTACGCGCGCCACAGGCACATCGAAGTGCCGTTTGCCGACGAGCACGCGTTTTACAATGCCAACTCTTTGCAGGAGCTCGCCGGCCTCGAACGGAGCTGA
- the moaA gene encoding GTP 3',8-cyclase MoaA, whose product MSRRIIPVANLSAVPEIAGTAFVPRGILTDALERPMRDLRISITDRCNFRCVYCMPRAVFDKDYPFLPHSALLTFEEIARLARIFVAHGVEKIRLTGGEPLLRKNIEWLIEQLARMTTPGGRPLDITLTTNGSLLARKARALKDAGLTRVTVSLDALDEALFKRMNDADYAPSSVLEGIEAAEAAGLAPIKVNMVVKRGTNDSEIVPMARHFKGSGVVLRFIEYMDVGTSNGWNMTEVLPSAEVVARIGSVFSLVPLEPNTPSETAQRWGYADGSGEIGVISSVTRAFCGTCTRARLSTEGKLYLCLFASGGHDLRALVRGGASDAEIATAIAGIWQVRTDRYSQLRGSGTAVPASDTPRVEMSYIGG is encoded by the coding sequence ATGTCCCGCCGCATCATCCCCGTCGCCAATCTCAGCGCCGTACCCGAGATCGCCGGTACCGCGTTCGTGCCGCGCGGGATATTGACCGATGCGCTCGAACGGCCAATGCGCGACCTGCGCATCTCCATCACCGACCGTTGCAACTTCCGCTGCGTCTATTGCATGCCGCGGGCCGTGTTCGACAAGGACTACCCGTTCCTGCCCCATAGCGCACTGCTGACCTTCGAGGAGATCGCCCGCCTCGCGCGCATTTTCGTCGCGCACGGCGTCGAGAAAATCCGGCTGACGGGTGGCGAGCCTCTGCTGCGCAAGAATATCGAGTGGCTGATCGAGCAGCTCGCGCGGATGACCACGCCCGGCGGCCGGCCACTCGACATCACGCTGACGACGAACGGCTCCCTGCTCGCGCGCAAGGCGCGGGCGCTGAAAGACGCCGGGCTCACGCGCGTGACGGTGAGCCTCGATGCGCTCGACGAGGCGCTCTTCAAACGCATGAACGACGCCGATTACGCACCTTCGAGCGTGCTGGAAGGCATCGAAGCCGCCGAAGCCGCGGGCCTGGCACCGATCAAGGTCAACATGGTCGTCAAGCGCGGCACCAACGACAGCGAGATCGTGCCGATGGCCCGGCACTTCAAAGGCTCGGGCGTCGTACTGCGCTTCATCGAATATATGGACGTCGGCACCTCCAACGGCTGGAACATGACCGAAGTCCTGCCATCGGCCGAGGTCGTGGCCCGAATCGGCAGCGTTTTTTCGCTCGTGCCGCTCGAGCCGAATACCCCGTCGGAAACCGCCCAGCGCTGGGGCTACGCCGACGGCAGCGGCGAGATCGGCGTAATCTCGAGCGTCACGCGCGCATTTTGCGGCACCTGTACCCGCGCGCGGCTCTCGACGGAAGGCAAGCTCTACCTCTGCCTCTTCGCATCGGGAGGACATGACCTGCGGGCGCTCGTGCGCGGCGGCGCCTCCGACGCCGAGATCGCCACGGCAATCGCCGGTATCTGGCAGGTGCGCACGGATCGCTACTCCCAGTTGCGCGGCAGCGGCACGGCCGTGCCGGCGAGCGACACGCCTCGTGTCGAGATGTCGTACATCGGCGGCTGA
- a CDS encoding Rne/Rng family ribonuclease, which translates to MKRMLFNATQQEELRVAIVDGQKLIDIDIETAGREQRKGNIYKGIVTRIEPSLEACFVNYGEDRHGFLPFKEVARQYFRDGVEMRSARIQDALREGQELIVQVEKEERGNKGAALTTFISLAGRYLVLMPNNPRGGGVSRRIEGDDRQELRETMAQLQLPDGMSIIARTAGIGRSAEELQWDLNYLMQLWRAIEAASQSGQPGQPMLIYLESSLVIRAIRDYFQPDIGEILIDTTEIHDQARAFMDIVMPDNVGKVKRYHDDVPLFSRFQIEHQIETAYSRTVPLPSGGAIVIDHTEALVAIDVNSARATKGADIEETATRTNLEAADEVARQLRLRDLGGLIVIDFIDMESAKSQREVEQRLKDALKHDRARVQMGKISRFGLMELSRQRLRPALSEGSHVTCPRCNGTGHIRDTESSALQVLRIIQEEAMKENTAAIHCQVPVEVTAFLLNEKRQEINKIESRFKVNVVLIPNKHLDTPHYKLERLRHDDTRLDDPRASWKMAEEAARELESETGYSKRNEEVRPKQEAAVKGITPEKPAPSAAPRPQPVAVEAAPARSGGFIAWLKGLFGAQPAAPAPAPEPVQPTKPTRGERSGERAGDRNRNRRNGAPGREGAARAEGGTRPQQPAGRREEQAQREPREGRGTREPREGREPREGREPREPREGREGRERGQDRDRETAEAAPRGERQERRERAERQERTERPERAERAERAERQERGERRKATAEVSAEAAVRAEAAAHDASAAEAAAAPGAGMPEQDGLARGDGDERRRRRRGRRGGRREREEEAVNITHAADLAEAEGETAPAQAPAHQHIDAAMQPAEQFAADEHVVVTPVPSEAPVTAPLPETLARPVEVEPATVRPVAPAAEAPAPAPTTVSAVPPATPAPAPQESEYVANVPAPIDAPLAEVSAKAPTPASAPQEPAEPAHVAHVDVDVPVAPAPVVEPVTASAIAPATAPTVEAAAEPAVQADTLQPASAETAATQAAPVAPAPRTNSLSATDLQPMLDAVGLVWVNTNAEKLHAAQQAAAQIVPPLRVPRERKALPPVDTTSMQQIETRKAD; encoded by the coding sequence ATGAAACGCATGCTGTTCAACGCGACGCAGCAGGAAGAACTGCGCGTCGCCATCGTCGATGGGCAAAAACTCATCGACATCGATATCGAAACCGCCGGGCGCGAACAGCGCAAGGGCAACATCTACAAGGGCATCGTCACGCGCATCGAGCCGTCGCTCGAAGCCTGTTTCGTCAACTACGGCGAAGATCGCCACGGCTTCCTGCCGTTCAAGGAAGTCGCCCGCCAGTATTTCCGCGACGGGGTGGAGATGCGCTCCGCGCGCATCCAGGACGCCCTGCGCGAAGGCCAGGAGCTGATCGTCCAGGTCGAAAAGGAAGAGCGCGGCAACAAGGGCGCGGCACTGACGACGTTCATCTCGCTCGCCGGGCGCTATCTCGTACTGATGCCGAACAACCCGCGTGGCGGCGGCGTCTCGCGCCGCATCGAGGGTGACGACCGTCAGGAGCTGCGCGAAACGATGGCGCAGCTGCAGTTGCCCGACGGCATGAGCATCATCGCGCGCACGGCCGGCATCGGCCGCAGCGCCGAAGAGCTGCAGTGGGATCTCAACTACCTGATGCAGCTGTGGCGCGCGATCGAGGCCGCCTCGCAAAGCGGCCAGCCCGGCCAGCCGATGCTGATCTATCTCGAATCGAGCCTCGTCATCCGCGCGATTCGCGATTACTTCCAGCCCGACATCGGCGAAATTCTGATCGATACGACCGAGATCCACGACCAGGCTCGCGCCTTCATGGATATCGTGATGCCGGACAACGTCGGCAAGGTGAAGCGTTATCACGACGACGTCCCGCTCTTCTCGCGCTTCCAGATCGAGCATCAAATCGAGACGGCGTACTCGCGCACGGTGCCGCTGCCCTCCGGCGGTGCGATCGTCATCGATCACACCGAAGCGCTCGTCGCCATCGACGTCAACTCGGCTCGCGCCACCAAGGGCGCCGACATCGAGGAAACGGCCACGCGCACGAACCTCGAAGCAGCCGACGAAGTGGCGCGGCAACTGCGCCTGCGCGATCTCGGCGGCCTGATCGTGATCGACTTCATCGACATGGAGTCGGCCAAGAGCCAGCGTGAAGTCGAGCAACGCCTGAAAGACGCGCTCAAGCACGATCGCGCACGCGTCCAGATGGGCAAGATCTCGCGCTTCGGCCTCATGGAGCTGTCGCGCCAGCGGCTGCGCCCCGCGCTGTCCGAAGGTAGCCATGTGACGTGCCCGCGCTGCAACGGCACCGGCCATATCCGCGATACCGAATCATCCGCGCTGCAAGTGCTGCGGATCATTCAGGAAGAAGCGATGAAGGAAAACACGGCGGCCATCCACTGCCAGGTGCCCGTCGAGGTAACGGCCTTCCTGCTCAACGAAAAGCGCCAGGAAATCAACAAGATCGAGTCGCGCTTCAAGGTCAACGTCGTCCTGATCCCGAACAAGCACCTCGATACGCCTCACTACAAGCTCGAGCGCCTGCGCCACGACGATACCCGCCTGGACGACCCGCGCGCATCGTGGAAGATGGCCGAGGAAGCCGCCCGCGAACTCGAATCGGAAACGGGCTACAGCAAACGCAACGAGGAAGTCCGGCCGAAGCAGGAAGCCGCCGTCAAAGGCATCACGCCCGAAAAGCCCGCGCCGAGCGCGGCGCCCCGGCCCCAACCCGTGGCCGTCGAGGCCGCACCGGCCCGCTCCGGCGGTTTCATCGCCTGGCTCAAAGGCCTCTTCGGTGCCCAGCCGGCCGCGCCTGCACCGGCACCCGAGCCCGTTCAACCGACCAAGCCCACCCGCGGGGAGCGTAGCGGAGAGCGCGCCGGCGATCGCAACCGCAATCGCCGCAATGGTGCGCCGGGCCGCGAAGGCGCAGCGCGTGCCGAGGGCGGCACCCGGCCGCAACAACCTGCGGGCCGCCGCGAAGAGCAGGCGCAGCGCGAACCTCGCGAGGGCCGAGGCACCCGCGAGCCACGTGAAGGACGTGAACCACGTGAGGGCCGCGAGCCGCGTGAGCCACGTGAGGGGCGCGAAGGTCGCGAGCGCGGGCAGGATCGCGACCGCGAAACCGCCGAAGCCGCGCCGCGCGGCGAACGGCAGGAGCGTCGCGAACGTGCCGAACGCCAGGAACGTACCGAACGTCCGGAACGCGCGGAGCGCGCCGAGCGCGCCGAACGCCAGGAACGCGGCGAGCGCCGCAAGGCAACAGCCGAGGTAAGCGCTGAAGCGGCCGTACGCGCTGAAGCCGCCGCTCACGATGCGAGCGCCGCTGAAGCCGCGGCAGCGCCCGGCGCCGGTATGCCCGAGCAGGACGGACTTGCGCGAGGTGATGGCGACGAACGCCGGCGCCGCCGTCGCGGCCGCCGCGGCGGTCGTCGCGAGCGCGAGGAAGAAGCAGTCAACATCACGCACGCCGCCGACCTCGCGGAGGCCGAAGGCGAGACCGCTCCGGCTCAAGCGCCCGCCCATCAGCACATCGACGCAGCCATGCAGCCGGCCGAGCAGTTCGCAGCAGACGAACACGTCGTCGTGACGCCCGTGCCGAGCGAGGCGCCCGTCACCGCGCCACTGCCCGAAACGCTTGCCCGGCCCGTCGAAGTCGAGCCGGCGACGGTACGGCCGGTCGCGCCCGCCGCTGAAGCACCCGCGCCCGCCCCGACAACAGTGTCGGCCGTGCCGCCTGCAACCCCGGCGCCGGCACCGCAGGAATCGGAGTACGTCGCTAACGTGCCAGCTCCGATCGATGCCCCGTTGGCAGAAGTAAGCGCTAAAGCGCCAACGCCTGCTAGCGCACCGCAAGAACCGGCCGAGCCGGCTCACGTTGCTCACGTCGATGTCGACGTACCGGTCGCCCCGGCACCTGTCGTCGAGCCGGTTACGGCGAGCGCCATCGCGCCAGCCACCGCACCGACCGTCGAAGCGGCAGCCGAGCCCGCGGTACAGGCCGACACGCTCCAGCCCGCCAGCGCTGAAACGGCCGCCACTCAGGCAGCGCCCGTTGCACCGGCACCGCGGACCAACAGCTTGTCCGCGACGGATCTGCAGCCGATGTTGGACGCCGTCGGCCTCGTCTGGGTCAACACCAACGCGGAAAAATTGCACGCGGCCCAGCAAGCCGCCGCGCAAATCGTGCCGCCCTTGCGCGTGCCGCGCGAGCGCAAGGCGCTGCCGCCGGTCGATACGACGTCTATGCAGCAAATCGAAACGCGCAAAGCCGACTGA
- a CDS encoding RluA family pseudouridine synthase → MNELGKISQKSVASDQASMIQVDEGVAGQRIDNFLLRVCKGVPKSHIYRILRSGEVRVNKGRVDAKYRLAAGDVVRVPPIRVAEASMAPMPMAAPPAHFDVLFEDDYLLVIDKPAGVAVHGGSGIAFGVIEQMREARPAGKFLELVHRLDRETSGVLMLAKKRAALVGLHEQIRENRIDKRYFACGHGEWAADWGRRRAVKAPLTKYLTADGERRVRIDPEGLASHTVFNLVERWPGYVLVEAELKTGRTHQIRVHLASLGLPIVGDAKYGDFALNKALARADARPGLKRMFLHAHRLSFAHPVTGEPLVLEARLPAECRRFIDQLKDSTSEARANGPTAI, encoded by the coding sequence ATGAATGAGTTAGGCAAAATATCCCAGAAATCGGTCGCAAGCGACCAAGCTTCGATGATACAGGTTGACGAGGGTGTCGCCGGGCAGCGCATCGACAATTTTTTGCTGCGGGTCTGCAAAGGTGTCCCTAAAAGTCATATTTACCGGATATTGCGCAGTGGGGAAGTACGGGTAAACAAGGGGCGCGTCGACGCGAAATACCGGCTCGCGGCCGGCGATGTCGTGCGCGTGCCGCCGATCCGCGTGGCCGAGGCCAGCATGGCTCCGATGCCGATGGCCGCGCCTCCGGCTCACTTCGATGTCCTGTTCGAGGACGACTACCTGCTCGTGATCGACAAGCCGGCCGGCGTAGCCGTGCACGGCGGCAGCGGGATCGCTTTCGGGGTGATCGAGCAGATGCGCGAGGCACGGCCGGCCGGCAAGTTCCTGGAACTCGTGCACCGGCTCGATCGCGAGACCTCGGGCGTGCTGATGCTTGCCAAGAAGCGCGCGGCGCTCGTGGGGCTGCACGAGCAGATCCGCGAGAACCGGATCGACAAGCGCTATTTCGCCTGCGGGCATGGCGAATGGGCGGCCGACTGGGGGCGGCGGCGGGCCGTCAAGGCGCCGCTCACGAAGTATCTGACGGCGGACGGCGAGCGCCGCGTGCGCATCGACCCGGAGGGGCTCGCTTCGCACACGGTGTTCAATCTCGTCGAGCGCTGGCCCGGGTACGTGCTCGTCGAGGCGGAGCTGAAGACGGGGCGTACGCACCAGATCCGCGTGCATCTTGCCAGTCTCGGCCTGCCGATCGTCGGCGACGCCAAGTACGGCGACTTCGCGCTCAATAAGGCGCTCGCTCGCGCCGATGCCCGGCCCGGCCTCAAACGCATGTTTCTGCATGCGCACAGGCTGAGCTTCGCGCATCCGGTCACGGGCGAGCCGCTCGTGCTCGAGGCGCGCTTGCCGGCCGAGTGCCGGCGGTTCATCGATCAATTGAAGGATTCGACAAGCGAGGCGCGTGCCAATGGCCCGACAGCAATTTGA